A section of the Laspinema palackyanum D2c genome encodes:
- a CDS encoding nucleotidyltransferase domain-containing protein, with product MTVLTESIAFQDSTQFPLEIDLLLCCCRTQMSAEYAARIHQLVQQNINWNYLVNTARRHEVIPLLYWQLKNVCPEAVPQDILNKLRSAFSANAKKNLAITVDLVKILNLFQNHNIPVIALKGPVLACYAYNNLGLRTFVDLDILVPEEFALAAIDLLTEHGYERMYKFKDFQIPRYIKLRNELAFVFESKNFSIDLHWALMPEPLRSVSKLLSYENQEIYIGSNKFKIPTLSAESLLLFLCIHSTKHSWSSLKFVCDLAEVIRSKPELDWKLIESQAESLGTKNILFLGLYLCQELLGTVLPKEISQKLEANPQLKIWISQIKQQLFEAEGRINFFKKHRIYLQTLSWKNKLSFYFNTLVTPTPYELIMVSLPDWLFPLYYLLRPIRMFVKYSNRLISGSGA from the coding sequence TTTAACAGAATCAATCGCCTTCCAAGACTCAACTCAATTTCCACTAGAAATTGATCTGCTGCTTTGCTGTTGCCGTACTCAGATGTCGGCTGAATATGCTGCTAGAATTCATCAATTAGTTCAACAAAACATTAATTGGAATTACTTAGTTAATACTGCCCGCCGACATGAAGTCATCCCTCTACTTTACTGGCAGCTTAAGAATGTTTGTCCAGAAGCTGTTCCTCAAGATATCCTTAACAAGCTTCGCAGCGCCTTTAGTGCCAATGCTAAAAAAAACTTAGCGATAACAGTAGATTTAGTAAAAATTTTAAATCTTTTTCAGAATCATAACATTCCAGTTATTGCATTAAAAGGACCTGTTTTAGCCTGTTATGCCTACAACAACCTGGGTTTGCGAACTTTTGTAGATTTAGATATTTTAGTCCCAGAAGAGTTTGCTTTAGCAGCGATAGATTTGTTAACCGAGCACGGCTATGAACGGATGTATAAGTTTAAAGATTTCCAGATCCCAAGGTATATCAAGTTGAGAAATGAGCTGGCGTTCGTCTTTGAAAGTAAAAATTTTTCTATCGATTTACACTGGGCTTTAATGCCAGAGCCTTTGCGTTCTGTTTCTAAGCTTTTAAGCTATGAGAATCAAGAAATTTATATCGGCAGCAATAAATTTAAAATTCCAACTCTTTCGGCAGAAAGCTTGCTGTTATTTCTTTGTATCCATTCTACTAAACACAGTTGGTCGTCCTTAAAATTTGTTTGCGATTTAGCGGAAGTGATTCGCTCTAAGCCCGAACTAGATTGGAAATTGATAGAGTCACAGGCAGAAAGTCTGGGAACTAAAAATATTCTGTTTTTAGGTCTTTATCTTTGTCAAGAGTTGCTAGGTACAGTGCTGCCTAAAGAAATTTCTCAAAAACTTGAGGCAAATCCACAGCTTAAAATCTGGATTTCTCAAATTAAACAACAACTTTTTGAAGCGGAAGGAAGAATTAATTTTTTCAAAAAACATAGGATTTATCTGCAAACATTATCTTGGAAAAATAAGCTTTCGTTCTATTTTAATACTTTAGTCACTCCTACCCCTTACGAGTTAATCATGGTATCCCTTCCGGATTGGTTATTTCCTCTATATTATTTACTGCGCCCGATTCGGATGTTCGTTAAGTACAGCAATCGCCTAATCAGTGGAAGTGGTGCCTAA